The sequence TCTAAGGACTTTAAGCTAGAATACGCTTCCTGAGCGACTGCTCGAGTCCGCTCCCGAACCTCAGGAATCCGGAGTTCTCCGCGGTCTAATCGAATTGTCGAAACACTGACTTTAAATCGATTCGAAAGAGCCTCATCTGTAAAAAACGGATTCTCCGCAAGAGCCTCTTTTAAAAGCTTTCGGCGTTCCTCTTTGCTATACCGGGTCATCTATATCACCAATTTCTTGCTGTGTTTAGTAGGATTAAATTAGTACCTGGTCACAATTATAAACTATATAATCTCTCTTATCAAGAATTTAACCTGTCGAATCATGAAATGAGTCCGCATAACTTGTTGGACATGCAAAAAACCAAGAGCCCCTCTCAAAAGAGCTCTTGGTTTCATGTGCCATACCTTATGATTCCACTGTAATAACAGCCTTAGAATTATAATACCCACAGCTAGGGCAAATATAATGCGGCATTTTTGGTTTATGGCATTGGGGGCATTCGATGTGGTTTGGTGCGGTTATTTTCCACATAGCCCGACGTTTACGAACCCTTGATTTTGATTGTCGATGTTGCGGAACACCCATAATTACACCCCCTTTATGTTTTCTGAAATTAATCAGTCATTGGATTGCCACTTGGCCAGTGCTGCTAACCGGGGGTCAACTGTACCTTCCTCGCAATTACATGGAGTTAGATTTCTATTTACACCACAGGTTGGGCAGAGCCCATGACATTCTGCTGAACAAATAAACTTCATCGGTAAAGCTAACACAATTTGTTCAAAAATTCGATCCTTTATATCGATCTCATCTTTGTCTAAAAGGAGTGCTGTCTCAAGGAGATCTTCTGTTGCTAACGCCCGAAATGCCCACTCATCTTCATAAAGAAGTTCTACAGGATAAATGAACGATTCTAAACAGCGTCCACAGGTTGCTTTAAGCTCTGTGTGAATAGTTCCTTTTACTAACATAGCTCTACTGGTGTTGTTCACCTGAAGTTGGACGTGTACCGGTGCTTGAAAAGAGATTGATTCCATTCCCAAATCGAGAGCAGAAAAATCCTCCACTAAGTCATAATGGACAGTTTCTCCACCATTTAAACGAACCTGGGCTACGTTCACTTTCATAATACCACCCCAATACACATTCATTATTATAGTTGGCACAATTTTCTTTGTCAAGGAAAACTCTTTACATAGCTACTATGCACTAAAACTATTGAATTAAGTCATGAGTTTCTAAAGCAATCATTAATTCCTCATTAGTCGGAATCACCAAGGTGCGACAACGAGCGTTTGGTTTCGAAACATCTACTTCCTCGCTTCTGACCTTGTTTTTCTCAGCATCCAGATCTACTCCAATGTAATCGAGGTTTTTACAAATAGCTTCCCGCATAGGTCCAGAGTTCTCTCCAACCCCTGCAGTAAATATAATTGCATCGACACCACCCAGTACAGCAGCATACGCACCTATGAATTGTCTGACATCATGTTCAAAAATATCTAAAGCAAGTCGTGCACGTTCGTGCCCTTGGCCAGCCGCTACTTCAATATCCCTGAAATCTGAGCTTACTCCCGAAACCCCTAAGGCACCACACTTAGTATTTAAAAAATCATTCATTTGGTCAACGGTAAAGTTTTCTCTGCACATGATATAGGTTACAATTGCCGGATCTAAAGCACCTGAACGAGTACCCATCATAAGGCCGTCTAAAGGCGTAAAGCCCATAGAAGTTTCTATTGATTTCCCCCCGCGAATAGCACAAATTGAAGCGCCGTTACCTAAGTGACAGCTAATTAGTTTCAGATCACTTAAAGGCTTTTGAAGAAGAACTGCAGCTCTTTGACTGACATATTTATGAGATGTTCCGTGGAAACCATATTTCCGAATTCCATATTTCTTATAATAATCATACGGCAATCCATAAATATAACTGTTAGGTCTCATGGTTTGATGAAAAGCCGTGTCAAACACAGCTACTTGCGGAACCCCCGGCATCATTTTTTGGCAAGCCATAATTCCAGCAATATTGGGAGGATTGTGCAAAGGAGCCAACTCTACACATTCTTTAAGGGCTTTCATGACCCCTTCATCAATAACTACAGACTTAGAAAACTTTTCCCCTCCATGAACTACTCGATGCCCTATCCCACAGATTTCTTTTAGATCTTTAATAACACCATAGAGAGGGGATACTAATGCTTCCAAGACAAGTTTAATAGCCACAGTATGATTTGTAATCTCAGCCGTGATAACTTCCTTATCGCCAGATCCAGTGCGATGAGTAAGCACCGATCCCGGAAGTCCTATTCGTTCAACCAGACCCTTTCCTATGGCATTTTTTGTCGCCATATCTATAACCTGATATTTTAGCGAAGAGCTTCCACAATTAATAACTAGAATCTTCATTTTCTATACCCCTTTATTATCCAAGCTAAAAATAATATAAATAAGATTTAATAAAATATAGTCTTCCCCGAAAAAAGAAATTTCCATTTAGATAATAACGCCATTTCTTTCCACACAGGTTGTTTCATTTATAAAGTGTAGCATAAAAACCAAGCTTTTTTAACCCCTTACGCCATTATTCTCTTAATCTCAGAACATTTCGTCAACGCAATATTTCGTCCCAGCCTAATGCCTTCTTCGGCTCGATCAAACTGGAAACTTCCGATATGTCCAATATCAGGTTGTAATAGCAGATCAGCTCCATGACATTGCACCCGAAATACTTCATCCTCTAAAATCTCGATGGATTGCAGCAAGATGTCCATAGCACTGTTGAGTTTATTCATCAACCCTTTTTTAACATCGACAGCTAAAACTTTTTCTGCTCCCATTTCCCGGGCAACATGAATGGGTAATCGATTTTTAACAGCCCCGTCAACCAAAAGCCGACCTTGATAACGGTAAGGTTTAAAAAAGCCAGGAATCGAAATGCTGGCCCGAACTGCTTGAGCTACACTCCCTTCTTTAAATATAACAAGTTCCCCTGTTTCAAGATCTGTCGCCACAATAGCTAAGGGAAGTTTAAGATCAGCAAAGGTCATATCTCTGGTTAAAAGACGCAGAACTTCTAGTATCCTATCCCCTTTGATTAATCCTTCTTTGGAAACGGCTGGATCTAATACTTTTTTGGCAAACCCCGGGTAGGTCAACAGACGCTCAACGCGATAGAGATCCATACCAGCGCACCATAAGGCACCGAATATAGCCCCAGCACTACACCCGACTACGAGATCCATACTTATCTTTTCTTCCTGAAGCACTTGCAAAAAACCTAAATGAGCAAACCCCCGTGCACCTCCGGCACCTAAAACAAGCCCCTTTATTGGATTCACAGATTTTCCCTCCCCAAGACTTCTAGGGACAGCCATTCTTCCATATAAATTATGAAGGAAGGTGGGTTTTCATGTCCAATCTCATTCGTGTCCTGGCTTTAAGTCTTCTTGCCCTGGGAATGTTTATATATCCACAGGAAGTCCTCCGCTCAGCCGGTGAAGGCCTAACTCTCTGGTGGCACTTCGTCCTCCCTGCATTACTCCCGTTCTTTGTTCTTTCAGAACTTTTGATGGCCTCTGGTTTCGTCCACTTTTTAGGAGTTCTTCTGGAGTCTTTTATGCGTCCAGTTTTTCGCCTTCCCGGCAAAGCGGCCTTTGTTGTGGCCATGGGATATACTTCAGGATTTCCTATGGGGGCAGTACTTACTGCTAAGCTGCGCAACGACAAAGAAATAACCCGCGAAGAAGGGGAACGTCTCTTAGCATTTACTAACAATCCCAGTCCGGGCTTTATGTTCGGGGCAGTCGCTTCCGGTATGCTCGGTGAACCGACACTAGGGATAGTTTTAGCAGGTTCTGTGTATCTTTCAAATTTGATTGTTGGATTTCTCTTTCGATTCTATAAGGCAGCTCCTATATCCCAGCAAAGTTCTTCAATCCCTTCATTTAGAAGAGCTTGGCAGGAGATGAAACATGCCCAAAACAGAGAAAACCGCTCATTTGGGCAAATCCTAAGTGATTCAGTTAAGCAAAGTACAAACACAGTCCTTATGGTAGCAGGTTTTATGGCAATTTTTTCAGTAATCCTTCGTCTATTAAATCTTTGGCACGTTCCTTTATTATTAGCTACCCTCAGCCACAGGATTATCCAAATTTTAGAAATTCCCGTTCTACAGGCTTTTTTTAACGGACTCTTTGAAATGACCCTAGGATGTCAAGAAGCAATTCAAGCTCTTTCGACACTCAATCAGCAAGTTGCCATGCTCGCCCTTATTATGGGCTGGGGTGGACTTTCAGTATTTGCCCAAATTGCCGGTTTGATTAGTAGCACCGACTTACGCTTTTCCTCATTTTTAATAGCCAGAGTTCTTCATGGGTTCATCGCTCTTGGGCTTAGTCAGATTTTCCTTTCAGTTGCAAAGGTTCCCACCTCAGGCCTACCAGTTCGAATTGTTGACCCGTCGACCCTTTTCTGGAATAGTTGGCAGATAAGTGCTCTGGTATTCTTAGGTTGCATGTCTATTCTTTCCATTCTCGCTATTGTTCGCTTTCGCAACTAGGCGATAGGAATCTACTATATAACAAATAAGTCATATTTTCAAATCAAGTAATGAAACTGAGGTCCTAAGTCCCCAGCAAGACGCTGCTTCAGTTCTTACACTTCTGAAAGCTACGACCTTATACTATAAAGCACAAGGAAAAAGAGTGAGTACTTTACTCACTCTCCTCCACTTCAGACCGACCGGTTCGCTCTTCTTTTGCTAACCCCTTCAGCTCTTCTCTGTTCTGACGTAAGGCCTGCAGGGTTTCATACAGGCTTTTCTCAACATGTTTAAGCATTTCATCAGCATATTGAACAGCGCCAGTTTTTACTTCCCTGGCAAATGTTTGGGCCTGTTTAACAATGTTTTCCCCATAGTCCTGAGCTTGTTTAACCACTTCATTTTCTAAAGCCATCTTATCAACATAGGTTTTTCCTTGTTCAATAAGTTTTTGTGCTTCTGTCTGTGCTTCATCTAAAATACGCTGTCTCTCTTTTAAAACCCATTTGGCATTGGTGATTTCTTCTGGCAAAGCTGCCCGCACACGATCCAGCAATTCAAAGATTACAGCATCATCAACCAAAACCTTACCTGTCATAGGAATCTTAGTCCCATGATCTACAATTTCCTCGACTTCATTGATTAAACTTTGAATATCAGTTTCCATTATATCCTCTCCCTCGTCATACATCCATTCTCTGTAGATACCATATTTTCGTATCTCCATATTCCCCTGTTTTGCGAATTTCGAAGGGATAAATAACTCCTGTTAAATCTTCATCTTTGGCAGTCTCAGCGACAATCACTCCGTCAGGTGTTAAGTAGGCAAAATCCTTTATAGATTGGATTACTCTGGGAATAAGTTCCTGCCGATAGGGGGGATCCAAAAAGATGAGGTTAAAAACTTCATTTGGATATCTATCAATGAACTTAAAAGCATCCATCAAATGTAATTTTGTTTTACCAGCTACTCCAAGAAGACTCAGATTTCTCTGAATAACTTGATACGCGTCATAATTTTTTTCTACCAAAACTGCTTCACGAGAGCCTCTGGAAAGGGCTTCGATAGCCAAGTTCCCCGTTCCTGCAAAAAGATCTAATACCCGAGAATTTATGACCTTTTCTCCAAGTACGCTAAAAATCGCGCCTTTTACTTTGTCCGAGGTTGGGCGAGTATGTATTCCTTCAACTGCCTTAAGTTGTCGACCACGCATTTCTCCAGCAATAATCCGCATAAATCCTCCAAGATACATTATAGCAGTAATAATTTAACAGCTACAAGGGCTTGTCCTATTTAAGTTTTTTTTAATATTTTTAAATTTAAGACTCAATATATATTGTTTTCTATAAAATTAGTATACCACAGGCAAGGACTAAATTCCTTGTATTAAGTATATCGTTTTACATTTTATCACATACTAGACTTGGCTAATGATGAAACCATATAACTCATCGAATGCCTTCCCCCATCCAGCTCTTCCTTCGTTTTTCCTCTGTTCACTGGGTGCTTAAACAGCCCCAGTGACTTTTTTACAATTGCCATTATTATATTCTAAAGAATAAAGGAGTTTAAACCATGAAAAAATCAGAACTTTATCAACATCTTAACGTAAAACTTGATCTGGCAGTTGAAGCACACCAGATGTTACGTGGAGAAAGTGGGGAAGAAATACCGGGCGTCTTGATGAATGAACAACAACTTGAACACGCTAAAGTTACTATTATCACGGTTGAAACTGATGAAGGTGTAGAAGCTATAGGCAAGCCAAAAGGGCAATACATAACCATTGATGCTCCTGAAATACGAACAAACAATTATATAGTTCATGAAGATATTACACATGTTCTTGCTGATAGATTAATTGAGTTGATGAATCTCAAGGAAGACGCCAGTATACTAATCGTCGGCTTGGGTAATTGGAATGCAACTCCCGATGCTCTAGGCCCTCAAGTTATCGACAAAACGATGGTGACACGTCATCTGTTTAAACTATCTCCCGATGAGTTAAAAGGACAGTTGCGAAAAATAAGCGCTATTGCCCCAGGAGTCCTAGGTCTTACCGGTATTGAAACCGCCGAAATAATTAAGGGACTTGTAGAACATGTCAAACCGGATTTAGTTATTGCCATTGATGCCTTGGCCGCTAGCTCCCTGGAACGAGTTGGTACAAGCATACAGCTATCAGATACCGGAATTCACCCTGGTTCAGGCGTCGGTAATAGAAGAGCTGGGATCACTGAAGAAACAATCGGTTGCAAAGTAATTGCAATTGGGCTTCCGACGGTTGTTAATGCAGGTATCATTGCCCACGATGCAGTGGAAGGTGTATTTAAAGAATTCGTAACCAGTCCTCAGCTCTACAAACTCTATAAGGGAATAAAACCCGAAGTATTTAGTCAAATCATCGACGATGTTCTATCTCCATTTCAAGGCAATCTAATGGTGACACCTAAAGAGATCGACTCTCTCATTAAAATTGTTGCTAAGATTATTGCCGGCTCTTTAGCTATCAGCTTACATCCCGGAATTGATCGGGAAGACTATGAGCGGTATTTGCAATAGCGAAGAACAAATTTGTTTTTGGGCTGTTTAACGTTGGTTTTTAACAATTTTAGCTATTCTCGGGATATGAGCAATGGTAGTTGTTTAAAAATTTATGAAAGGGTCAGGATAAAACCTGACCCTTTCACATTATTCTATTCCTGTGGCGAATTCGGGAAACTTTTGTGTTTTCGATTAGCTATTCCAATCTCTTGAGCAACCTCGTACTTGAACCTCTCTAACTCGGGTGTCAACGGAATCATTGGTTTAGTCGATTTAGCCAAAAGTTTCCCCTCCTTAGATTTTTTAGAACAGCAGACCTACTTCGCTACTGTCTGCTTATTAAATTCTTTTTAAGATTTGCTCTTATTATTAGACATTATGATTAAGTTCATACTCGGCAATTCCTCCCAAAAAAGAGAGTAAAATAACAATGGTCAGTTACTTATATTTAACAATTTGCCTAATGTACCCCGATATCCTCCGGAGGAAACCTTAATTGTACTTCTTTAAGAAGCAAATCATACCTCTCAGGACTTTGCAAAATCTTTTGGGCCATCTGATAAGCTTTTTCAACAAGGTGTCCATCTCGAGAAAGATCAGCAAGACGCAATTCAGCTAATCCATGCTGTCTAATCCCTAATAACTCCCCGGTTCCTCTTAGACGCATATCCTCTTCAGCAATTTTAAAGCCATCTTCAGTCTGACAAAGGATATCTAAGCGTTGACTTCCCTTGCCTCCCGACATTAAAAAACAATAAGACTGTTCACTCCCCCGACCAACTCGTCCTCTTAGTTGGTGTAATTGGGCAAGGCCAAACCGCTCAGCTGATTCAATAACCATAACTGAGGCATTGGGTACATTTACTCCCACTTCCACTACTGTAGTAGCTACCAGTATATCAATATTTCCAGCATTAAAGGCCGCCATAATTTCTTCCTTTTCCAACCCCTTCATTTTGCCATGTAAAAGGGAGATGCGGTGATCAGGAAACCTCTCCCGAAGTTCTGTCACTTTCTGGGTTGCTGAAATAATATCCAGAGTTTCGGATTCTTCTACCAATGGACAAACCACGTAAATTTGCCTGCCTAGATTAATTTGCTCATCTAGGAATTTTTCCATTTTCGGACGTGCTCGTTCTGTCAACTTTCTAGTAATTATAGATTTTCGCCCCACAGGCATCTCATCAAGGATTGAAAGCTGCAAATCCCCATAAAGTGTCAAGGCTAAGGTTCTCGGTATTGGAGTGGCGGTAAGCACTAAAACATGAGGACTTTCTCCTTTGCTTTGTAACAAAGAGCGCTGTCTCACACCAAAGCGATGTTGTTCATCGGTGACAGCAAGTCCGAGGGCTTTAAACACAACTGTCTCTTGGATAAGCGCATGGGTTCCAACGGCAACATGGGCCTTGCCGCTGGCAATCATCTCCAATATACTCTCTCGAGAACTCTTACTCTGACTTCCTAGCAAACAAACCACACAAATGCCCAAAGGGGTGAATACTTTCTCAAGAGCGTTAAAATGTTGTATCGCCAAAATTTCTGTTGGTGCCATCATGGCCCCTTGATACCCCGAACCCACCGCACGCAATAATGCTGCCATAGCAACTGCGGTCTTACCAGATCCCACATCTCCTTGAACCAAGCGAGCCATTCCTTGCGATCTAGATAAATCATTGAATATCTCTTGAATTACACGCTGCTGAGCCAAAGTTAGTTCAAAAGGCAAGCCTTTGTAAAAACTCTGAAGCAATTCTTCTCCACCAGTAAGAGAGGGACTTCCAGTCCGAATAATTCCTTGGCGCAACCCAGCGACTGCTAATTGCAAAAAAAGAACCTCTTCCCAAACCAATCGTTCCCTTGCCTGGGATAGGCTGGTATAAGTCTTGGGAAAATGAATCTCTCGGTGAGCGAGAGAACGTTCCATCCAATCTCCTGATACCTCAGAGGGTAAGATCTCAGGAAACTCTCGCTCTACATTCTTTAGCACTCCTTGCATTAAGCTCCGGATCACTTTAGAAGATAGGCGGGCTGTCTCCGGATAGACTGGTAAAATCGTTTGTCCTTGGTTAGAGTTATCCGACGAACTATTAACATTCACCTTTTCGATATCTGTCGCCAATAACTCCGGTGTCTGTTGCTGCCAATTCACTTTCCCTGTCACTATAACTTGAGTCCCCACCGGGTATTGTTTGAGAATAAATGGTTGATTAAACCAAGTTGCCTGAAGTAAGCGGCCAGATTGCTCGATACTTAACTTTACCACTTTCAGCTTGCCACTAAGCACATTCCCCGCGACTACTTTTCCCTCAACGGTTGCTAATTCTCCGTCTTTCAGCTCGCTAATCATCCGCTTACGACGATCCTCATACCTTCGCGGATAATATTCCAGCAAATCTTTTATAGTATGTATCCCAAGCTGTCCCAGCAACTTGGCCCTTTCCGGACCAACCCCTTTGAGAAATTGTAAGGGGTTATCTTTTTGGGCTATAGTCTTACTCTTAGAACTTTTTTGATCCTCCAAAGACGAATTTGTAAATTGACGTCCCTGGCTTGTATTAAGCTTACCATGATCTTGTAGATTCTCCGTTTTTCTCGGCATTTGTCTAAAAGACCCATACTCATTAACGTCAAAATTCCGCTTTTCCTCGAGAGACATTAGAGGATTATCCCTTTTAGGTATCCCATTTTCCGAAAATCCTTTCTTACTAGAGGTACGTTCATTTTCAGCTAAAACACTGTCTGTAGCGGTCTGCTCTACTTCACCTGTTATTTCTGTCATAAACCTTCGAAGTTCGGAAAAGGCTTCTCTACGTCGAAGAGGACTTAAACTCGAATAGTTTTGCGCCAGCTTACTCAGTAACTCCAGATCCTTACCGGGGAATAGTTTTTCCAGTCTGGGAATAATCCCCTTCAAAAAAGCATTAAATCCCCCTAATACCCCCGCATTGGTGAAACCTTGTCTTTCCTCGGCAACCAATGCCCTTTGAAAATTGCTTAAAACTAATTGAACCTGTGCAAGTTTCATAGAAAATCAGCCTGAATTCGTCGTCCTGTCGGCGTCACTGCTAAGCCACCCTGGGCAGTTTCCTTTAAAGCACAAGGCATTTGTTTACCTACCCGGCCCATTGTATCTATTACCTCATCAATTGGAATTGCACTCCTCACTCCGGAAAGTGCCATTTCTGCAGCGGCTAAAGCAATAGTAGCACCTGTAGCATTCCTTTTAACACAGGGTACCTCTACTAACCCTCCTACTGGGTCACAAACTAAACCCAGCATTGATTTCATCGCAATTGCTGCAGCATCGGCAGTCTGTCGTGGAGACCCTCCCGCTAATTCAACCGCAGCCGCTGCGGCCATAGCAGCTGCCGAGCCAATTTCAGCCTGACACCCACCTTCTGCGCCTGAAACGCTGGCACGTTCAGTAAGAACCATCCCTAATCCAGCCGCGGTGAAAAGGGCTAGGATAATATCTCTATCCGAAGACTGGCATACCTCCTCAACCGTCAACAAGACTGCTGGAAGGACTCCACAAGACCCTGCGGTGGGTGCTGCAACGATCTTACCCATACAAGCATTAATTTCTGCTACTGCAAGGGCTTTAGCAATAGCACCGCTTATTTCCATCCCCACTAAGCTATTGCCTTTTTTCCTGTGTTCTTCAACTTTGGCAGCGTCTCCTCCCACCAGGCCTGACACAGAGCGCCGTGTCCCACTTAACCCTGCTTCTACGGATCCCCTCATAACCTTTAGGTTATTATTCATTCGTTCGAAAAGGGTTTCTTCCGTTTGCTCCAATTCTGCCATTTGATCTTCAAGTATAACTTCACTAAGTTTTTTTCCTTTAGATTCAGCCTCAATTACCCAATCTTCATAGGCTCGCATCTTGATTTCCTCCTATAATAACTTGGCTAACGCCAAGCCATAGGCTCAGGCGACAACCGTAGTTGTACTGATATTCGGTAAGCAGTGCTTTCTGCCCATAATTGCCATTATTATAAAGGCTCGATTGCCATTGCTTGTTCAATTTTAGGTAATTTCCTCATTAATTCAAGAACAGCTTTATCAATCGTCTGATCAGTCTCTAAGATCATCAGTGCTTGAGCTCCCTTTTTTTCTCGTGCAACACGCATACTTGCTATGTTAATTTGAGCAGTTGCTAAAAGAAGAGTCACTTGGGCAACTACGCCTGGGTGATCCTGATGTAAAACTACAAGTGTGGGATAGTCCCCTCGAATATCTACTTCATATTCATTAATTTTGCCAATGACTATAGTGCCACCGCCAATTGATGAACCGATTACCTGAAGATGAACACCTGTTTTTCCCTTTAAATCAAACTTCACCGTGTTCGGATGAACGTCCCCAAGATCTATGACTTCATACTTTACACTCAGACCCTGTTCCTGAGCGAGTTTCGATGCATCCGGTATCCGTTCATCATCAGGTAGCATACCCAGCAAACCAGCCAGTAATGCCAAATCGGTGCCATGCCCTTTACCGGTCTTGGCAAAGGAACCATGCAGAAAAATCGTTCCTTCAACAGGTTCTTCCCCTAAGATCTTTCGAGCCATTCCACCTAAGCGGACTGCTCCCGCTGTATGCGAACTGGATGGACCGACCATGATTGGCCCAAGCAGATCAAAAACATTACTCTTTGCCACAACGATTCCCTCCCGTATGTAGAAAACTTGGCAGACGCCAAGTCTAAAAACCACAACCTTAGTTTACACTTA comes from Desulfosporosinus meridiei DSM 13257 and encodes:
- the sdaAB gene encoding L-serine ammonia-lyase, iron-sulfur-dependent subunit beta, whose amino-acid sequence is MAKSNVFDLLGPIMVGPSSSHTAGAVRLGGMARKILGEEPVEGTIFLHGSFAKTGKGHGTDLALLAGLLGMLPDDERIPDASKLAQEQGLSVKYEVIDLGDVHPNTVKFDLKGKTGVHLQVIGSSIGGGTIVIGKINEYEVDIRGDYPTLVVLHQDHPGVVAQVTLLLATAQINIASMRVAREKKGAQALMILETDQTIDKAVLELMRKLPKIEQAMAIEPL